One window of the Acidobacteriota bacterium genome contains the following:
- the dusB gene encoding tRNA dihydrouridine synthase DusB, protein MEPRFWVGDVGVYGDVILSPMAGFSDLPYRSLCREYGSAMSYTEFVSALAYLAGPNQKTLRMLAYSPQERPMVFQIFDSDEDRIVECARRLEEMKPDIIDLNMGCSVRKVSGRGAGAALLREPRKIGRIFNRLSKTLKVPVTGKIRLGWDEDELTYREVVKAMQDNGGSLVAVHGRTKAQAYQGEADWGAIARIVEVAQVPVIGNGDVRTRADIERMKAQTGCAAVMVGRGAIGHPWIFRRLNRDEVPFQEKATFLRRHFDRMAEFYTEKVALILVRKHIVRYLKQYSGIKDLYKNLVQVESRQQMEDGLQAVGRRLRESGQGRVFAAGSTIRLAPPAHREL, encoded by the coding sequence ATGGAGCCGCGCTTCTGGGTTGGGGATGTGGGGGTGTATGGGGACGTGATCCTGTCGCCTATGGCCGGGTTCAGCGATCTGCCCTATCGCTCGCTGTGCCGGGAGTATGGGTCGGCGATGAGCTATACCGAGTTCGTCTCGGCGCTGGCCTATCTGGCCGGACCCAATCAGAAGACGCTGAGGATGCTGGCCTACTCGCCCCAAGAGCGTCCTATGGTGTTTCAGATCTTCGACAGCGACGAAGACCGCATCGTGGAATGCGCGCGGCGGCTGGAGGAGATGAAGCCCGACATCATCGATCTCAACATGGGCTGCTCGGTGCGCAAAGTCAGCGGACGCGGGGCGGGTGCCGCGCTGCTGCGCGAACCGCGCAAGATCGGACGCATCTTCAACCGCCTCTCCAAGACCTTGAAGGTTCCGGTCACCGGAAAAATCCGCCTGGGATGGGATGAAGACGAACTGACCTACCGCGAGGTGGTCAAAGCCATGCAGGACAACGGCGGCTCGCTGGTGGCCGTGCATGGACGCACCAAGGCCCAGGCCTACCAGGGAGAAGCCGACTGGGGAGCCATCGCCCGCATCGTCGAGGTGGCGCAAGTCCCCGTCATCGGAAATGGCGACGTGCGCACACGCGCTGACATTGAACGCATGAAAGCGCAGACCGGCTGCGCCGCCGTGATGGTGGGACGGGGAGCCATCGGACATCCCTGGATCTTCCGCCGCCTCAACCGCGATGAAGTGCCCTTCCAGGAGAAGGCCACCTTTCTGCGCAGGCATTTCGACCGCATGGCCGAGTTCTATACCGAGAAAGTGGCGCTGATTCTGGTGCGCAAGCACATTGTCCGTTATCTCAAGCAGTATTCGGGCATTAAGGACCTTTACAAGAACCTGGTCCAGGTCGAGTCGCGGCAGCAGATGGAGGACGGGCTGCAAGCCGTGGGACGGCGACTGCGGGAAAGCGGGCAAGGCCGGGTCTTTGCTGCTGGGAGCACGATTAGGCTGGCACCACCCGCCCATCGGGAACTTTGA
- a CDS encoding MG2 domain-containing protein, translating to MMLLRRDVVLLIFILLTVSLLQVLATTQQEASSQARVERFSPQGEVRQIRQVRAVFTQPMVPFGDPQAHKEPFSIECPVAGSARWEDTRNWIYDFERDLEAGIRCRFTLRTGLETLDGQALAGQRDFSFSTGGPAVLASDPYEGHTNIAEDQAFVLELSGDPDLQTVLERAAFLVEGVGERVGVRLIEGEERKSLLEANWRFRDSLESPRVVVLQALQTFPAEKQVTLLWDEGIESANGVPTSQPQTLVFRSRVDFMANLSCLRENARQNCIPIENIRLNFTAPVEWESASKIELRGPSGQLWEAQRDNNINLVDGVIFEAPFPPETDLTLHLPSGLRDDAGRALVNASRFPLTVPVDAYPPLAKFAADFGILEWKADPVLPVTLRRVESELPGLRSQPALPGRTLRIEPGRAQNLLHWLTKLQENEWESRKHSVFESDDDTQTISVPKPNPSEDFEVVGIPLPDPGLYIVELKSEILGERLLDRPGPMYVRSTALVTDLSVHFKQGRENWMAWVTSLSQANPVAQAAVSVWDCRGRRLAEGLTDARGLIFFDDPPAQIPRCGYRQYQNGLLVTASTGEDMSFVHTSWNEGIEPWRYGLPTSWRAEEPLSAHTVFARTLLRAGETLHMKHLLRKRTMNAFEPARERPAGLLLRHSGSGKEYQLPLTWSEDGSALNEWEIPRDALLGFYQASLIEKLGKETGKQWPSGTFRVEDYRVPLATADIRPPDGPLVSPRTLEFDLNVRYLAGGGAADLPVKFRYQLNRRGVNFERFDGFNFAAGPAQGEDMYSPDGAGWSQLQSREATLDAQGGARILLEDVPDFNYPAQLRSEMEFRDPAGETQTVSSSLPLWPTPSLVGLKADGWRAEPEDVRFQVAAADVQGRPQQDVQVRVDLYQRVTYSVRKRLVGGFYAFEHHNEVNLVERDVCSGSTDLLGRLPCRISASFSGSALLEAHLSTPQGESVTHISLWLAGEDDWWFEASDNDRIDLIPEQVSYEPGQTARLHARTPFRNSTALVTLEREGVLQAWVRPLWAGDPVIEVPMCETCAPNVFVSALLLRPRVGNVQPTALIDLGKPSYRLGIAEIKVGWKRHRLDVSVRPENEVYRVREKVPVEIEVRQADGSPPPAGSEIAVAAVDEGLLELQPNTSWDLLSAMMGRRNYEVSTATAQMQVVGKRHYGLKALPPGGGGGRNLTRELFDTLLFWQGRVKLDKEGRARVTIPLNDSLTSFRIAAVANDRLQRFGWGSATVRATQDLMLFSGLPPVVREGDLLRAEFTVRNASERPLVVDLELQIDHPDLEQPQAQTAQLQPGQSKVVEWELSVPAGISKLQYLLMASSADVSDSLKVEQEVAAAVPVRVYQSTLRRADQPIRLSAAPPERALPNRGGVEVRLSPTLLDGLDGVREYMQQYPYTCFEQKLSQAVALRDEDAYQRLMLQLPVYMDGDGLLRYFPGSWPGSDVLTSYFVAISSEAGWDIPEPHRDRIFEALRGFIEGRIIRGTGLPTADLSIRKLAAVAALSRHQQAQANLLDSISVEPNLWPTSALLDWIEVLRRVPDVKDIEPRLGQALQILNSRVDFRGTSLGFSTEQRDRLWWLMISPDLNAARTLLTMLQSQDTSQWDEDMGRLVLGVLQRRRRGHWDTTPANAWGVLAVERFAALFESEPVGGQSRVNLDGLAQTIDWSTLVSSAPAATTPFQETESDIVLSQGWGADKSPSPLQVDHSGGRPPWVTFTSRAAIPLQEPDFAGFRVSKTVTPVDVKQEGVYSRGDVVRVRLEIEAQSDRTWVVVEDPIPAGSLVLGGGLGRDSALLTQDERDQGRYWKAFEERSFRHFRSYYGYFPKGSITLEYTLRLNQAGTFKLPATRVEAMYSPEMYGENPNAEWTIRP from the coding sequence ATGATGCTGCTGCGGCGCGATGTGGTTCTGCTGATCTTCATACTCTTGACGGTTTCTCTGCTGCAGGTCCTGGCGACAACACAGCAAGAAGCGAGTTCTCAAGCGCGCGTGGAGCGGTTTTCACCTCAAGGTGAAGTTCGCCAGATTCGTCAGGTCAGGGCCGTTTTCACGCAGCCCATGGTGCCTTTCGGAGATCCCCAGGCGCACAAGGAACCCTTCTCAATCGAGTGTCCGGTGGCTGGCTCGGCGCGCTGGGAAGACACCCGCAACTGGATCTATGACTTCGAACGCGATCTGGAAGCAGGCATCCGCTGCCGCTTTACTCTCCGTACCGGCCTCGAGACGCTGGATGGCCAAGCCCTGGCGGGACAGCGGGATTTTTCTTTCTCCACCGGCGGGCCCGCCGTCCTCGCTTCCGACCCTTATGAAGGTCACACCAACATCGCCGAAGACCAGGCCTTTGTGCTGGAACTAAGCGGCGATCCCGACTTGCAGACCGTGCTGGAAAGAGCCGCTTTCCTGGTGGAAGGCGTGGGAGAGAGGGTGGGCGTGCGGCTGATCGAAGGGGAAGAGCGAAAATCCCTGCTGGAGGCCAACTGGCGCTTTCGCGACTCGCTGGAAAGTCCTCGAGTCGTGGTGCTGCAAGCCCTCCAGACCTTTCCGGCCGAGAAGCAGGTGACTTTGCTGTGGGACGAGGGGATCGAGTCGGCCAACGGCGTGCCCACCAGTCAGCCGCAGACGCTGGTCTTTAGATCCCGAGTCGACTTCATGGCCAATCTCAGTTGTTTGCGCGAAAATGCCCGCCAGAATTGCATTCCTATCGAGAACATACGGCTCAACTTCACGGCTCCGGTGGAATGGGAATCGGCCTCCAAGATCGAACTCCGAGGACCTTCCGGCCAGCTCTGGGAGGCTCAGCGCGACAACAACATCAACCTGGTTGACGGGGTGATCTTCGAGGCTCCCTTTCCGCCCGAAACCGACCTCACCCTGCACCTTCCGTCGGGACTGCGCGACGACGCCGGACGCGCGTTGGTCAACGCCTCCCGCTTTCCTCTCACCGTCCCCGTGGACGCCTACCCTCCCCTGGCCAAGTTCGCGGCCGACTTCGGCATTCTGGAGTGGAAGGCCGATCCGGTCCTGCCGGTGACCTTGCGCCGGGTGGAGAGCGAGCTTCCGGGACTGCGCAGCCAGCCGGCCCTGCCGGGACGCACCTTGCGCATCGAACCGGGCCGCGCCCAGAACCTGCTGCACTGGCTGACCAAGCTGCAGGAAAACGAGTGGGAATCGCGCAAGCACTCGGTCTTCGAGTCCGACGACGACACGCAAACGATCAGCGTTCCCAAGCCCAACCCGTCCGAGGACTTCGAGGTGGTGGGCATACCGCTGCCCGACCCCGGCCTTTACATCGTAGAACTGAAAAGCGAGATCTTGGGAGAGCGGCTGCTGGATCGCCCGGGCCCGATGTATGTGCGCTCTACGGCCCTGGTGACCGACCTGTCCGTCCACTTCAAGCAAGGACGCGAGAACTGGATGGCGTGGGTAACGTCTCTCTCCCAAGCCAATCCCGTGGCCCAGGCGGCCGTCAGCGTATGGGACTGCCGGGGACGCCGGCTGGCCGAAGGACTCACCGACGCCCGCGGACTTATTTTCTTTGACGACCCACCCGCCCAGATCCCCCGCTGCGGCTACCGCCAATACCAAAACGGACTGCTGGTGACCGCATCCACCGGCGAAGACATGAGCTTCGTCCACACCTCCTGGAACGAAGGCATCGAGCCCTGGCGCTACGGACTGCCCACCAGTTGGCGCGCCGAAGAGCCGCTGAGCGCCCACACCGTATTCGCCCGCACCCTGCTGCGCGCGGGCGAGACGCTGCACATGAAGCACCTGCTGCGAAAGCGCACCATGAACGCCTTCGAGCCCGCCCGCGAACGGCCCGCGGGCCTGCTCTTGCGCCACAGTGGAAGCGGCAAGGAATATCAACTCCCGCTCACCTGGAGCGAGGACGGAAGCGCCCTCAACGAGTGGGAGATCCCCCGTGACGCTCTGCTGGGCTTCTATCAGGCCAGCCTCATCGAGAAACTGGGCAAGGAGACGGGCAAGCAGTGGCCCAGCGGCACTTTCAGAGTCGAGGACTACCGCGTGCCCTTAGCGACCGCCGATATCCGTCCCCCCGATGGGCCGCTGGTCAGTCCGCGAACGCTGGAATTCGACCTCAACGTCCGCTATCTGGCCGGCGGAGGCGCCGCCGATCTGCCGGTCAAGTTCCGCTACCAGTTGAACCGGCGCGGCGTCAACTTCGAGCGCTTCGACGGCTTCAACTTCGCCGCCGGCCCCGCCCAGGGTGAAGACATGTACTCCCCGGACGGCGCTGGATGGTCGCAGTTGCAGAGCCGGGAGGCCACTCTGGACGCCCAAGGGGGAGCCCGCATCCTGCTGGAGGACGTCCCCGACTTCAACTATCCGGCCCAATTGCGCAGCGAGATGGAGTTCCGCGACCCGGCCGGAGAAACGCAGACTGTCTCCTCTTCCCTGCCCCTTTGGCCCACGCCTTCCCTGGTTGGGTTGAAAGCGGACGGATGGCGGGCCGAGCCTGAGGACGTGCGCTTCCAGGTGGCCGCGGCCGATGTACAGGGGCGTCCGCAGCAGGACGTCCAGGTGCGGGTCGACCTCTATCAGAGGGTCACCTATTCGGTGCGCAAGCGGCTGGTGGGCGGATTCTACGCATTCGAGCACCACAACGAAGTCAACCTGGTGGAGCGCGACGTGTGCAGCGGATCCACCGACTTGCTGGGACGCCTGCCCTGCCGCATCTCGGCATCCTTCTCGGGCAGCGCACTGCTGGAAGCTCATCTGTCCACGCCTCAAGGCGAGTCGGTGACTCACATCTCCCTCTGGCTGGCCGGCGAGGACGACTGGTGGTTCGAAGCCTCGGACAACGACCGCATCGACCTCATCCCCGAGCAGGTCAGCTACGAACCGGGCCAGACAGCCCGGCTTCACGCCCGCACTCCCTTCCGCAACTCGACCGCGTTGGTGACCCTGGAACGCGAGGGCGTGCTGCAGGCCTGGGTGCGTCCGCTGTGGGCCGGCGATCCGGTCATCGAAGTGCCCATGTGCGAGACCTGCGCCCCCAACGTCTTTGTCTCGGCGCTGTTGCTGCGTCCGCGGGTGGGCAACGTCCAGCCTACGGCCCTCATCGACCTGGGCAAGCCCTCCTACCGGCTGGGCATCGCCGAGATCAAGGTGGGATGGAAGCGCCACCGGCTGGACGTTTCGGTGCGTCCTGAAAATGAAGTCTACCGGGTGCGCGAGAAAGTGCCGGTTGAAATCGAAGTCCGCCAGGCTGACGGATCGCCGCCTCCCGCGGGCAGCGAAATCGCCGTGGCGGCCGTCGACGAAGGGCTGCTGGAATTGCAGCCCAACACCAGTTGGGACCTGCTCTCCGCCATGATGGGAAGGCGCAACTACGAAGTCTCCACCGCCACCGCCCAAATGCAGGTGGTGGGCAAGCGCCACTACGGACTCAAGGCCCTGCCTCCGGGCGGCGGCGGCGGACGCAACCTGACCCGCGAACTCTTCGACACCCTGCTCTTCTGGCAGGGACGCGTCAAGCTCGACAAAGAAGGCCGGGCCCGCGTCACCATCCCCCTCAACGACTCGCTCACCTCCTTCCGCATCGCCGCCGTCGCCAACGACCGGCTGCAGCGATTCGGCTGGGGATCGGCTACGGTGCGCGCCACCCAGGACCTGATGCTTTTCTCGGGACTGCCGCCGGTAGTCCGAGAGGGCGACCTGCTGAGAGCCGAGTTCACCGTCCGCAACGCTTCTGAGCGTCCTCTCGTGGTCGACCTCGAGCTGCAGATCGACCATCCCGACCTGGAGCAGCCCCAAGCCCAAACCGCCCAGTTGCAGCCAGGCCAGTCCAAGGTCGTGGAATGGGAACTGAGCGTCCCCGCGGGCATCAGCAAGCTGCAATACCTGCTCATGGCCTCTTCGGCGGACGTTTCCGATTCCCTCAAGGTGGAGCAGGAAGTCGCCGCCGCCGTTCCCGTGCGCGTCTACCAGTCGACTTTGCGGCGCGCCGACCAGCCCATCCGCCTCAGTGCCGCGCCTCCCGAGAGGGCTTTGCCCAACCGGGGCGGGGTCGAGGTCAGGCTCAGTCCGACCCTGCTGGACGGCTTGGACGGGGTGCGCGAGTACATGCAGCAATACCCTTACACCTGCTTTGAGCAAAAGCTCTCCCAGGCCGTGGCACTGCGCGACGAGGACGCCTACCAGCGGCTCATGCTCCAGCTCCCCGTTTACATGGACGGCGACGGACTGCTGCGCTACTTCCCCGGTTCCTGGCCGGGAAGCGACGTCCTCACCTCTTATTTCGTGGCCATCAGCTCGGAAGCCGGATGGGACATCCCGGAGCCGCACCGCGATCGCATTTTCGAGGCCTTGAGGGGCTTCATCGAAGGACGCATCATTCGCGGCACCGGACTCCCCACCGCCGACCTCTCCATCCGCAAGCTGGCCGCCGTGGCCGCGCTGTCCCGCCACCAGCAAGCCCAGGCCAACCTGCTCGATTCCATTTCCGTCGAACCCAACCTGTGGCCCACTTCGGCCCTGCTCGACTGGATCGAGGTGCTGCGCCGCGTCCCCGATGTGAAAGACATCGAGCCGCGCCTGGGCCAAGCTCTTCAGATCCTCAACTCGCGCGTCGACTTCCGCGGGACTTCGCTGGGATTCTCGACGGAGCAGCGCGACCGCCTGTGGTGGCTGATGATCAGTCCCGACCTCAACGCGGCCCGCACCCTTCTGACCATGCTGCAGTCGCAGGACACCTCGCAGTGGGACGAGGACATGGGACGGCTGGTCCTCGGAGTGCTGCAACGCCGCCGGCGGGGACACTGGGACACCACTCCCGCCAACGCTTGGGGTGTGCTGGCGGTGGAGCGCTTCGCGGCTCTCTTCGAGTCCGAGCCGGTGGGCGGGCAAAGCCGCGTCAACCTCGACGGCCTGGCCCAGACCATCGACTGGAGCACGCTGGTCAGCAGCGCTCCGGCAGCAACCACTCCCTTCCAGGAGACGGAGTCGGACATCGTCCTCAGTCAGGGATGGGGCGCCGACAAATCGCCGTCGCCTTTGCAGGTCGATCACAGCGGCGGACGTCCGCCCTGGGTCACCTTCACCAGCCGCGCCGCCATTCCCCTTCAAGAGCCCGACTTCGCCGGCTTCCGAGTCTCCAAGACGGTCACGCCCGTGGACGTCAAACAAGAGGGCGTCTACTCGCGGGGCGACGTCGTACGCGTGCGCCTGGAAATCGAGGCCCAAAGCGACCGCACCTGGGTGGTAGTGGAAGATCCCATTCCGGCCGGTTCGCTGGTGCTGGGCGGCGGACTGGGCCGAGATTCCGCCCTGCTCACGCAGGACGAACGCGATCAGGGACGCTATTGGAAGGCTTTCGAAGAGCGCTCTTTCCGCCATTTCCGCAGCTACTACGGCTACTTTCCCAAGGGCTCCATCACCCTGGAATACACCCTGCGGCTCAACCAGGCCGGCACCTTCAAACTCCCCGCCACCCGCGTGGAGGCCATGTACAGTCCCGAAATGTACGGCGAAAACCCCAACGCCGAATGGACGATCAGGCCTTAG
- a CDS encoding diguanylate cyclase, protein MSKFVDFVEEKDLPATRYHEPPEISAEYLRMALPLIARHGVPCNPVNYAVWYEYVADSCRELKAEIDSLAERGQSLTNEICHGLYRKYLSDPDSEVLRRLQEELKRVLGDVHGSMLEAGQQADRLDESLRDYGDRLESAPDAAGLREIVGGILGRVEMMKQSNGTLRRRLEDSAREVDTLRKELRKTRHEAYTDPLTGLPNRKAFDQTLKDAMRGALEKERSLGLILIDIDHFKRFNDTYGHLLGDKVLKQVGTVLRQSTKGKDTPARYGGEEFAIVLPDTPLQGACALAESIRLAVEAGRVRRIESGETVGRVTVSAGVACWKPGEKHSDFFGRADAALYQSKQSGRNQVTSEAELARV, encoded by the coding sequence TTGAGCAAGTTTGTTGATTTCGTAGAGGAGAAAGATTTGCCTGCCACCCGATATCATGAACCGCCGGAAATCAGTGCCGAGTACCTGCGCATGGCTCTGCCCCTGATCGCCCGTCACGGGGTGCCCTGCAATCCGGTCAATTACGCCGTCTGGTACGAGTATGTGGCTGATAGCTGCCGTGAACTGAAGGCCGAGATCGACAGCCTGGCGGAGCGCGGCCAGTCATTGACCAACGAGATCTGCCACGGACTCTACCGCAAGTACCTCTCCGATCCCGACTCCGAGGTCCTGCGGCGTCTGCAGGAGGAGTTGAAGCGGGTCTTGGGAGACGTCCACGGCTCGATGCTTGAGGCTGGACAGCAGGCCGACCGCCTCGACGAGTCTCTGCGCGACTACGGGGACCGCCTGGAAAGCGCCCCCGACGCCGCCGGACTGCGCGAGATCGTGGGCGGCATACTCGGCCGCGTGGAGATGATGAAGCAGTCCAACGGCACTTTGCGCCGCCGCCTGGAGGACAGCGCCCGCGAAGTCGATACCCTGCGCAAAGAACTGCGCAAGACCCGCCACGAAGCCTACACCGACCCCCTCACCGGACTGCCCAACCGCAAAGCTTTCGACCAGACTCTGAAGGACGCCATGCGGGGCGCCTTGGAAAAGGAGCGGTCCCTGGGACTGATCCTCATCGACATCGATCACTTCAAGCGCTTCAACGACACCTACGGTCACCTGCTGGGCGACAAAGTCCTCAAGCAGGTGGGCACGGTGCTGCGCCAGTCCACCAAGGGCAAGGACACTCCGGCCCGCTATGGCGGGGAAGAATTCGCCATCGTGCTGCCCGACACCCCTTTGCAGGGTGCCTGCGCTCTGGCTGAGAGCATCCGTCTGGCCGTCGAAGCCGGAAGGGTGCGCCGGATCGAAAGCGGAGAGACGGTGGGACGCGTGACCGTTTCGGCCGGAGTGGCCTGCTGGAAGCCGGGCGAAAAGCACTCCGACTTTTTCGGACGCGCCGATGCCGCTCTCTATCAGTCCAAACAGAGCGGACGCAATCAGGTCACCAGCGAAGCCGAACTGGCCCGCGTTTGA
- a CDS encoding carboxymuconolactone decarboxylase family protein — translation MAVAQAHKTSPQDSGTEKKSQAETNEQDKWPSYTMVEDRFKKVYFQFYRETYRKTRVDRKTKELIAIAASLGYKCSGCLKGHIKKAIEYGASKEEISEAIAITMGVAAASVVDQTDIAAENLQLLHFE, via the coding sequence ATGGCCGTCGCACAAGCCCATAAAACCTCGCCGCAGGATTCCGGAACGGAAAAGAAGTCTCAGGCGGAAACCAACGAGCAGGACAAGTGGCCTTCCTACACCATGGTGGAGGACCGCTTCAAGAAGGTTTACTTTCAGTTCTACCGCGAGACTTACCGCAAGACCCGCGTCGACCGCAAGACCAAGGAACTGATCGCCATCGCCGCTTCCCTGGGCTACAAGTGCAGCGGCTGCCTCAAGGGGCATATCAAGAAGGCCATCGAATACGGCGCCAGCAAGGAAGAAATCAGCGAGGCCATCGCCATCACCATGGGCGTGGCAGCCGCTTCAGTCGTCGACCAAACCGACATCGCCGCCGAAAACCTGCAACTCCTCCACTTTGAGTAG
- the thiC gene encoding phosphomethylpyrimidine synthase ThiC — protein sequence MRSSWVRERKGDNVTQMHFARQGRITEEMHYVARREGLDPETVRHEVARGRAIIPANIKHGNLEPMGIGINLKCKVNANIGNSAVVSNIDQEVEKLQVSVKYGADTVMDLSTGGNINAIRQAVIDHSPVPIGTVPIYQAIQRVKEPTDLTPRDLLEVIEMQAEQGVDYMTVHCGILLEHLPLVAGRITGIVSRGGSLMAQWMVHHRRQNPLYTHFEELLQICKRYDVTLSLGDGLRPGCLADASDRAQFAELETLGQLTRKAWQQDVQVMIEGPGHVPFDQIQMNVEKEREICHDAPFYVLGPLVTDVAPGYDHITSCIGATMAGYAGAAMLCYVTPKEHLGLPDAEDVKQGLMAYKIAAHAADVARKRPGARAWDDELSRARYNFDWNRQFELSMDPETARAMHDETLPQDFFKSAEFCSMCGPKFCSMHINREVEEFIRNASQAVEQATG from the coding sequence ATGAGAAGCAGTTGGGTGAGAGAACGCAAGGGAGACAACGTCACGCAAATGCACTTTGCCCGCCAGGGGCGGATCACGGAAGAAATGCACTACGTGGCCCGGCGCGAGGGGCTTGATCCTGAAACAGTACGCCACGAGGTGGCGCGGGGACGGGCCATCATCCCCGCCAACATCAAGCACGGCAACCTGGAGCCGATGGGAATCGGCATTAACCTCAAGTGCAAGGTCAACGCCAATATCGGCAATTCGGCCGTCGTCTCCAACATCGATCAAGAGGTCGAGAAGCTTCAGGTGTCGGTCAAGTACGGAGCCGACACGGTGATGGACCTGTCCACGGGCGGCAATATCAACGCCATCCGCCAGGCGGTCATCGACCACTCCCCCGTCCCCATCGGCACCGTCCCCATCTACCAGGCCATTCAACGCGTCAAGGAACCTACCGACCTGACTCCTCGGGACCTGCTCGAGGTCATCGAGATGCAGGCTGAGCAGGGTGTCGACTACATGACGGTGCACTGCGGAATTTTGCTCGAGCATCTGCCGCTGGTGGCAGGACGCATCACCGGAATCGTCAGCCGCGGGGGCAGCCTGATGGCCCAATGGATGGTGCATCACCGCCGCCAGAATCCGCTCTACACCCACTTCGAAGAATTGCTGCAGATCTGCAAGCGCTACGACGTCACCCTGTCTCTGGGCGACGGGCTGCGTCCCGGATGCCTGGCCGACGCCAGCGACCGCGCACAGTTCGCCGAGCTGGAGACGCTGGGCCAACTGACCCGCAAAGCGTGGCAGCAGGACGTCCAGGTGATGATCGAAGGTCCCGGCCACGTGCCCTTTGACCAGATCCAGATGAACGTGGAAAAAGAGCGCGAGATCTGCCATGACGCGCCCTTTTACGTGCTGGGTCCGCTGGTCACCGACGTGGCGCCCGGCTATGACCACATCACCTCCTGCATCGGGGCCACCATGGCGGGATACGCCGGAGCCGCCATGCTTTGCTACGTGACGCCCAAGGAGCACCTGGGGCTGCCCGACGCCGAGGACGTCAAGCAGGGACTGATGGCCTACAAGATCGCGGCCCATGCCGCCGACGTGGCGCGCAAGCGTCCCGGCGCCCGGGCCTGGGACGACGAGTTGTCGAGGGCCCGCTACAACTTCGACTGGAACCGCCAGTTCGAACTCTCGATGGACCCGGAGACGGCTCGGGCCATGCACGACGAGACCCTTCCCCAGGACTTCTTCAAGAGCGCGGAGTTTTGCTCGATGTGCGGACCCAAGTTCTGCTCCATGCACATCAACCGCGAGGTGGAGGAGTTCATCCGCAACGCTTCGCAAGCGGTGGAGCAAGCGACCGGTTAG
- a CDS encoding glutaminyl-peptide cyclotransferase, whose translation MSRKKSSGGSLTGRPPQSRQSSRFPLGPWTGLLGLAGLAVLAWLLWNGFFQGSANGPPRQYRLQVLRRIPHDPKAFTQGLLWHQGKLYESTGRYGESSLRRINPGDGRVEAVRRVESDLFGEGLARVGSELWMLTWQEETALIFDLQSLRPLRRLSYRGEGWGLCHDGRRFIMSDGSHRLTFRDSATFEVEEVVEVLLGELPVRSLNELECVDEYVYANVWQRNVILKIDPDRGRVVGQVDALGLLRAEESRDADVLNGIAYDSENDSFYLTGKLWPALFEVRFVEQ comes from the coding sequence ATGAGCCGCAAGAAGAGCAGCGGCGGGTCCCTCACAGGCCGCCCACCTCAATCCCGCCAGTCCAGCCGCTTTCCGCTTGGCCCCTGGACGGGGCTGTTGGGCTTAGCCGGCCTAGCGGTGCTGGCATGGCTGCTGTGGAACGGATTTTTTCAGGGGTCGGCCAACGGTCCCCCGCGCCAGTATCGTTTGCAGGTGCTGCGCCGTATTCCCCACGATCCCAAGGCCTTTACTCAGGGGCTGCTTTGGCACCAGGGCAAGCTCTACGAAAGCACGGGACGCTACGGCGAGTCCTCGCTGCGCAGGATTAATCCCGGCGACGGCCGCGTCGAGGCCGTGAGGCGGGTGGAGAGCGATCTTTTCGGCGAAGGTCTGGCACGGGTCGGCTCCGAACTGTGGATGCTGACCTGGCAGGAAGAAACCGCACTCATCTTCGACCTCCAGTCCTTGCGGCCCCTGCGTCGCCTCAGCTACCGGGGCGAGGGATGGGGATTGTGCCACGACGGCCGCCGCTTCATCATGAGCGACGGTTCCCACCGTTTGACCTTCCGCGACTCCGCTACCTTCGAGGTCGAAGAAGTGGTGGAGGTGTTGCTGGGCGAACTTCCCGTGCGCAGCCTCAACGAGCTCGAATGCGTCGACGAATACGTGTACGCAAACGTGTGGCAGCGCAACGTCATCCTCAAGATAGATCCCGACCGGGGAAGGGTGGTCGGTCAGGTGGACGCGCTAGGCTTGCTCAGGGCAGAAGAATCCCGTGATGCCGACGTGCTCAACGGCATCGCATACGATTCGGAAAACGACTCCTTCTATCTGACCGGAAAGCTGTGGCCTGCGCTCTTCGAGGTCCGATTTGTTGAGCAGTAA